The following coding sequences are from one Acidisarcina sp. window:
- a CDS encoding carboxypeptidase regulatory-like domain-containing protein, whose amino-acid sequence MVVHMIRNLSGHTPATTAVLPEVRRRSATYAAWWFGFALVVWLLSLGTLHAQTAQGSISGVVKDTRGAVISNAAVEVSNTETGVKQSTKTNGDGSYSVLFLNPGSYNVAVTMDGFSRSLTSGIIVSAAQATTVNATLSVGMASTVVTVTAQDTLLSKDTSDVTTTVDHAIVESLPYPERSSLEAALLAPGVNGDPLQPGGISTENPGAYTSYVVPGASIAIGGAAPGTSSILVDGSDVTQGSYARTGVNLSGRDVQETTTIVSGLSAKYGRTGAGVIVQSSKPGTNEYHGAITYRHTDPFFNAVPDGGFAKSLLHENYYGFYVGGPVWLPKLYNGHNKTFFYVGVEPARMRNQYAFRGTFPTPDELAGHMHNSLTLLNQKVLKASGYAAALAAPRIGGINYQSTVDANGFPNGPYNASLIRQINGPAADCAAAYQVNGACPDDVGPQLAMNPFAKYVLSLFPTPSNPGPYIKYDSPDAASQNDGTNGIYRRGVINVDNRYSFRIDHTFPNSDQIYGRYTVIPVEAHRFFAVDPNNPLTIVPSDTARTHNVAIGYSHAFSNSVVNVFRYSFLRVNQQRLSPPSANTQDFAAKYGLTPATFGKGFPSLGNLNQNGVGYTIQMGLSNAAIQVDQNFILGDDITWTHNKHLFQFGVDLRWIQSNQYDLSGATGGKYNFLGGQTNNGATGGAPLATFILGTISAFSNTPQLVNGYYRWHYYGGYFQDDWHVTPNLTLNLGLRYNIETPRAEKFNNQAYIRVNTPGTLNGLPTNAAYCFSSACGNPHTIWPINYYGIEPRVGFSYAPTSRATVRASYMLTHLPLSGYENIPDPNFNVAAQAVGNQIGGVTPNSTVNYITNPVGPLSSAYTALQGNRGPILYSTGLNPIYVSQRNTVPYNQAWAATLQYQVANKTLLQATYQGLKGTHLIGTFSGALNIPSIATIANAIQNNVNLGAFVPNPYGITQNGTVVNESKLQMLNPYQNFFNQSLNEIYPRDGGSSYNGFYASINQRMGRGLSLLANYTWSKSLDNVPNTGTGANSGGFGTAPQQNPLSTANEWAVSSFDQASKLKAGYTYELPFGRGRTFDTHVGILNQIIGNISTAGILTVASGVPNVVALGSAGYFTSITPAGTDGCTPRAPAKYCVAGALPAGYTLRPNIMPGVPLINKNWKNNALNSHFTSYLNPAAFSTPGTQGNPMLGNAPRTLAGARSPRETMFDAQVSKGISIKERYRLNLTGTFSNAFNHPVYYGVNRNLQGSTTVSNVNGTITTNSAANFGQFNAGQTGGMSRVIRFGGEFTF is encoded by the coding sequence ATGGTGGTCCATATGATACGGAATCTCTCAGGACACACGCCTGCAACAACGGCGGTGTTACCTGAAGTAAGGCGCAGGTCGGCAACATACGCTGCCTGGTGGTTTGGGTTTGCCTTGGTAGTTTGGCTCCTGAGCCTGGGAACATTGCATGCACAGACGGCACAGGGTTCCATCTCTGGCGTTGTCAAGGACACACGGGGCGCGGTGATATCGAACGCGGCTGTGGAGGTCTCCAATACGGAGACTGGGGTCAAGCAGTCAACAAAGACCAACGGTGATGGCAGCTACAGCGTTCTTTTCCTGAATCCTGGGAGCTATAACGTCGCTGTCACCATGGATGGGTTTTCACGGTCCCTTACAAGTGGAATTATCGTCAGCGCGGCGCAGGCCACAACGGTAAATGCGACGCTGTCAGTTGGCATGGCCTCAACGGTTGTGACGGTCACCGCGCAGGATACCCTTCTCTCAAAAGATACGTCGGATGTGACGACGACCGTCGACCACGCAATTGTTGAATCCCTTCCTTATCCAGAGCGGAGCTCGCTGGAAGCAGCCTTGCTGGCTCCTGGCGTAAACGGCGACCCATTGCAGCCGGGTGGTATCTCCACTGAGAATCCCGGTGCGTATACCAGCTACGTAGTGCCGGGTGCAAGCATTGCCATCGGCGGTGCGGCTCCGGGCACCAGCTCCATCCTTGTGGATGGATCAGACGTAACCCAGGGAAGCTACGCCAGAACGGGCGTGAACCTCTCGGGGCGCGATGTTCAGGAAACAACGACGATCGTGTCGGGTTTGTCCGCCAAATATGGCCGCACCGGCGCCGGCGTCATTGTCCAGAGCAGCAAGCCAGGCACGAATGAATACCACGGGGCAATCACCTACCGCCATACGGATCCGTTCTTCAATGCGGTTCCGGACGGTGGATTTGCGAAGAGCTTGCTCCACGAAAACTACTACGGCTTCTACGTAGGCGGACCAGTATGGCTTCCTAAGCTCTACAACGGGCATAACAAGACGTTCTTCTATGTTGGCGTGGAGCCGGCCCGAATGAGGAATCAGTATGCGTTCCGCGGAACCTTCCCAACTCCCGATGAGTTGGCGGGACATATGCACAACTCTTTGACCTTGCTGAATCAGAAGGTTCTGAAGGCGAGTGGATACGCTGCAGCCCTCGCTGCACCAAGAATTGGGGGCATCAACTATCAGTCGACCGTAGACGCAAACGGCTTTCCCAATGGTCCCTACAATGCGTCCCTGATCCGTCAGATCAACGGCCCTGCTGCGGATTGCGCGGCTGCCTATCAAGTCAACGGAGCCTGCCCCGATGATGTGGGACCCCAGTTGGCAATGAACCCATTTGCGAAATATGTATTGTCGCTCTTTCCCACGCCGAGCAATCCGGGACCCTATATCAAGTACGACTCCCCGGATGCAGCCTCTCAAAACGATGGAACCAATGGCATCTATCGCCGTGGCGTGATAAACGTCGATAATCGTTACTCCTTCCGTATCGATCACACCTTCCCGAACTCCGACCAGATCTATGGCCGCTACACTGTTATCCCCGTGGAAGCGCATCGATTCTTTGCGGTGGATCCAAACAACCCGCTTACCATCGTTCCCAGTGACACGGCACGCACGCATAATGTTGCCATCGGCTATTCCCACGCCTTTTCCAACTCTGTGGTCAACGTCTTCCGCTACAGCTTCCTGCGGGTTAACCAGCAACGCCTCTCGCCGCCCAGTGCCAACACGCAGGACTTTGCTGCGAAATATGGTCTGACGCCGGCCACCTTCGGCAAGGGTTTTCCGAGTCTGGGAAATCTGAATCAGAATGGCGTCGGTTATACGATACAGATGGGTCTTTCGAACGCCGCCATCCAGGTGGATCAAAACTTCATCCTCGGCGACGACATTACCTGGACGCACAACAAGCATCTCTTCCAGTTTGGCGTGGACCTCCGCTGGATTCAGTCCAATCAGTATGACCTCAGCGGTGCTACCGGCGGCAAATACAACTTTCTTGGTGGTCAAACCAACAACGGTGCGACCGGCGGTGCGCCTCTCGCTACCTTCATCCTGGGAACGATCTCTGCATTCTCCAACACGCCACAGCTCGTCAATGGATACTATCGCTGGCATTATTATGGTGGATATTTCCAGGACGACTGGCATGTGACTCCCAACCTCACCCTGAACCTCGGTCTTCGCTACAACATCGAGACGCCCAGGGCTGAAAAGTTCAACAATCAGGCCTACATCAGGGTCAACACACCGGGAACTCTGAATGGTCTACCTACCAACGCTGCGTATTGCTTCTCTTCCGCCTGCGGGAATCCGCATACAATCTGGCCCATCAACTACTATGGCATCGAGCCCAGGGTCGGCTTCTCCTATGCGCCAACGTCGCGTGCCACGGTTCGCGCGTCCTATATGCTGACGCACCTTCCACTGAGCGGATATGAGAACATACCCGATCCGAACTTCAATGTTGCGGCACAGGCAGTTGGCAACCAGATCGGCGGCGTGACGCCCAATTCAACGGTGAACTACATTACCAATCCGGTGGGACCCCTCTCCTCCGCATACACAGCGCTTCAGGGAAATCGCGGCCCCATCCTGTATTCAACGGGACTCAATCCCATCTATGTATCGCAAAGAAATACTGTTCCCTATAACCAGGCCTGGGCGGCGACCCTGCAATACCAGGTTGCGAACAAGACGCTCTTGCAGGCGACCTATCAGGGGCTGAAAGGCACACACCTGATCGGTACCTTTTCAGGCGCGCTCAATATTCCATCGATTGCGACGATCGCCAACGCAATCCAGAACAATGTGAACCTGGGTGCCTTTGTCCCAAATCCCTATGGCATCACGCAGAATGGCACAGTCGTGAACGAATCCAAACTGCAGATGCTGAATCCGTATCAGAATTTCTTCAACCAGTCGCTCAATGAGATTTATCCCCGCGATGGAGGCTCTTCCTACAATGGCTTCTACGCGAGCATCAATCAGCGCATGGGCCGTGGTTTGTCTCTTCTGGCCAATTACACCTGGTCAAAGTCGCTGGATAATGTTCCGAATACCGGTACAGGCGCAAACTCGGGCGGCTTTGGCACAGCCCCGCAGCAAAATCCGCTGTCCACGGCAAACGAGTGGGCGGTGTCGAGCTTTGATCAGGCGAGCAAGCTCAAGGCTGGCTATACCTATGAGCTTCCGTTTGGCAGGGGGCGGACCTTCGATACCCACGTCGGTATTCTGAACCAGATCATTGGAAACATTTCGACTGCGGGGATTCTCACGGTTGCATCAGGCGTTCCCAATGTCGTTGCTCTTGGTTCAGCCGGATACTTCACCTCCATTACGCCTGCTGGAACGGATGGCTGCACACCCAGGGCTCCCGCCAAATACTGCGTTGCAGGAGCGTTACCGGCTGGCTATACACTACGGCCAAATATCATGCCAGGAGTACCGCTGATCAACAAGAATTGGAAGAACAATGCGTTGAACTCGCACTTCACGTCATATCTGAATCCTGCAGCGTTTAGCACTCCGGGAACCCAGGGCAATCCGATGTTAGGAAATGCTCCCCGTACCCTTGCCGGTGCACGAAGCCCACGGGAGACCATGTTTGACGCCCAGGTGAGCAAGGGCATCAGCATCAAGGAGCGGTACAGGCTGAATCTGACTGGCACTTTCAGTAATGCGTTCAATCACCCGGTGTATTACGGAGTCAACCGGAATCTGCAAGGCTCGACAACCGTATCGAACGTCAACGGTACCATCACCACGAATTCGGCTGCGAACTTTGGACAGTTCAACGCTGGACAAACTGGGGGAATGTCGCGAGTGATTCGATTCGGAGGCGAATTTACCTTCTAA
- a CDS encoding copper homeostasis protein CutC: MTLEICVDSVESAIAAYRGGAQRVELCSNLAEGGITPSAGLIEYVREHVPLTLSVLLRPRPGDFVYTDSELEVLRYDIEQAKRLGADMVVFGVLDGNGDVDYERTSELVQLARPLKVTFHRAFDMTRDLFASLDVLMAMGVDRILTSGGEIRAVDGADTIQRLQHKAQGKITLMPGGGITPANILEVATRTGATEFHAGLRRAVASPGRHQKAPVFLGEASRNAKTCEGEYTRFVVIEEDVRGLRNQLLQIETPQQS; encoded by the coding sequence ATGACGCTTGAAATCTGTGTGGACTCCGTCGAGTCCGCGATCGCGGCCTATCGAGGCGGCGCTCAGCGAGTGGAGTTATGCAGCAATCTGGCGGAGGGTGGAATTACACCAAGCGCGGGATTGATTGAATACGTGCGAGAACATGTGCCCCTGACCTTGAGCGTTCTTCTCCGTCCAAGGCCGGGCGACTTTGTCTATACAGACAGCGAATTGGAGGTCCTAAGATACGACATTGAGCAGGCGAAGAGACTTGGTGCGGATATGGTTGTCTTCGGCGTGCTTGATGGGAATGGCGATGTCGATTATGAACGGACATCGGAACTGGTCCAACTGGCGCGGCCACTGAAAGTCACTTTCCATCGCGCATTTGACATGACGAGGGACTTATTCGCGTCACTCGATGTTTTGATGGCGATGGGCGTGGATCGCATTCTAACGTCAGGCGGAGAAATTCGCGCAGTCGATGGCGCAGATACAATTCAGCGCTTGCAGCACAAGGCGCAAGGTAAGATCACCCTGATGCCGGGGGGAGGCATTACTCCCGCGAATATTCTTGAAGTAGCTACGCGGACGGGCGCAACCGAATTCCATGCAGGATTGAGGAGGGCCGTTGCAAGCCCCGGCAGGCATCAAAAGGCGCCAGTCTTCTTGGGAGAAGCTTCTCGAAATGCCAAGACGTGCGAGGGTGAATACACCAGATTTGTCGTGATCGAGGAAGATGTACGAGGATTGCGGAATCAATTGCTACAGATAGAAACTCCTCAGCAATCCTAG
- a CDS encoding ROK family protein, whose protein sequence is MTTSIGIDIGGTKISIGVLDDQSFTSKKVIATPKDGWRSVLNRVIEEVQAVEEGQPRAQQVGIGMPGMFNPERTEVVYASNVYGFQNVPLVEYVSEALGRVVVLENDANAAALAEDTFGAAKNASSSVFLTISTGIGSSIILNGRIWRGVHGIAGEIGHIVADPEGALAPSGVAGALEGIASGTAIARDASYALGHPVSTSEAFALAQEGNELMERVVHRAMRYLGMALANVQKLIDPEVFVIGGGVASSGPYFLEHVHAYAQQFARGFCDIKVVPAQFGTDAGALGAAIAAQQSQSH, encoded by the coding sequence ATGACAACAAGTATCGGCATTGATATCGGCGGCACAAAGATCTCCATCGGTGTATTGGACGATCAGAGCTTTACCTCGAAGAAAGTCATCGCTACACCGAAAGATGGCTGGCGCAGTGTGTTGAACCGCGTGATCGAGGAAGTACAGGCAGTAGAAGAAGGGCAGCCCAGGGCGCAGCAAGTTGGTATAGGTATGCCGGGTATGTTCAACCCGGAGCGGACCGAGGTTGTCTATGCCTCCAATGTGTATGGATTTCAAAACGTGCCGCTGGTGGAATACGTGAGTGAGGCGCTTGGAAGGGTAGTCGTTCTCGAGAACGATGCGAATGCAGCGGCTCTGGCCGAAGATACATTTGGCGCGGCTAAGAATGCTTCTTCCAGTGTGTTCCTCACCATCTCGACCGGTATTGGCAGCAGCATCATCCTCAATGGCCGCATCTGGCGCGGGGTTCACGGCATCGCTGGAGAGATCGGGCATATCGTTGCGGATCCGGAGGGCGCGCTTGCACCCAGCGGCGTGGCCGGTGCGCTTGAGGGGATCGCCAGCGGAACGGCCATCGCCCGCGATGCCAGCTACGCCCTGGGCCATCCCGTGTCAACTTCTGAAGCCTTTGCGCTTGCACAAGAGGGGAATGAACTAATGGAGCGCGTGGTCCACCGGGCGATGCGATATCTGGGCATGGCGCTGGCAAATGTGCAAAAACTGATCGATCCGGAGGTCTTTGTCATCGGCGGCGGAGTCGCCTCCTCGGGGCCATATTTTTTGGAGCACGTGCATGCGTATGCACAGCAATTTGCGCGAGGATTTTGCGATATCAAGGTTGTGCCCGCGCAGTTTGGTACAGATGCTGGCGCTCTGGGAGCCGCTATTGCCGCTCAGCAGTCGCAGTCGCATTGA
- a CDS encoding isoaspartyl peptidase/L-asparaginase, with the protein MDTLTTRRKFLSHSALAAAGVASTGMSRTDGKTDGDKTKPEELPRYSPPKKPVIITRETGDETVKEAYAMLLQGTDTLDAALHVCAGREDDPKDHSVGYGGLPNEDGVVELDASVMHGPTRRAGAVGACQNIRHAGLLAKKVMERSSHVMMVGAGAEKFAVAEGFQREDLFTDDARKIWLLWKENGRGWWGPGIDSPDWKPSLDAPKGAIPKAALLPGHPTPEQSAMVLSEMKRLTTLADRMGIPANLRREAVREILWPTTGTIHVSALNTAGEMSGATTTSGLAWKIPGRLGDSSIIGAGCYTDQDIGSAGATGNGEENIKVAGAHTIIDRMRQGASPKEAGMEALRRIARNYNNDMTRLRYLDMIYYILRRDGAYAGVSLWSTRDIGVQKKFVIHDGTLRTEPCDYLFEGTTLSIHPF; encoded by the coding sequence ATGGACACGCTTACTACTCGCCGAAAGTTTCTTTCTCATAGCGCCTTAGCTGCAGCTGGCGTAGCCAGCACTGGCATGTCCCGTACCGATGGGAAGACGGATGGAGACAAGACAAAGCCCGAGGAACTGCCCCGCTATTCGCCGCCTAAGAAGCCTGTGATCATCACTCGGGAAACCGGAGACGAAACCGTCAAGGAAGCCTATGCGATGTTGCTGCAAGGCACGGACACGCTCGATGCCGCACTACATGTCTGCGCTGGAAGAGAGGATGACCCCAAGGACCACAGCGTTGGCTACGGTGGACTGCCGAACGAAGATGGCGTCGTCGAACTTGACGCATCGGTGATGCATGGTCCGACGCGACGCGCTGGAGCGGTCGGTGCATGCCAGAACATCCGGCACGCTGGCCTGCTTGCAAAAAAGGTCATGGAGCGCTCGTCGCACGTGATGATGGTTGGAGCCGGCGCAGAGAAGTTCGCTGTTGCGGAGGGGTTTCAAAGAGAAGATCTCTTTACCGACGATGCACGAAAGATCTGGCTGTTGTGGAAGGAGAATGGCCGCGGCTGGTGGGGGCCCGGAATCGATAGTCCGGATTGGAAGCCGTCGCTTGATGCGCCGAAGGGAGCCATCCCAAAAGCTGCACTGCTGCCAGGACACCCGACGCCTGAACAATCTGCAATGGTGCTGAGCGAGATGAAGCGTCTTACAACATTGGCCGACCGCATGGGTATTCCTGCGAACCTGCGGCGCGAGGCCGTCAGGGAGATTCTGTGGCCAACCACCGGAACAATTCACGTGTCAGCCTTGAATACGGCAGGTGAGATGTCTGGAGCTACCACCACTTCAGGACTCGCATGGAAGATTCCGGGACGGCTTGGAGATTCGTCGATTATTGGCGCGGGCTGCTATACGGACCAGGACATCGGCTCGGCCGGCGCGACAGGAAACGGTGAGGAGAACATCAAAGTTGCCGGAGCTCACACCATCATCGACAGGATGCGGCAAGGCGCATCCCCAAAAGAAGCTGGAATGGAAGCGCTTCGCCGCATAGCGCGCAACTACAACAACGACATGACGCGACTGCGCTATCTCGACATGATCTATTACATCCTGCGTCGGGATGGCGCGTACGCCGGTGTCTCTCTCTGGAGCACGCGCGACATTGGCGTGCAGAAGAAGTTTGTCATCCACGATGGCACGCTTCGCACCGAGCCTTGCGACTATCTCTTCGAAGGCACCACGCTTAGCATCCATCCCTTCTAA
- a CDS encoding alkaline phosphatase family protein → MLNQAFAQLRKMISLYLTLTVALGPGIPTAFAAENGSSNTATPIKHVIVIVGENRSYDHLFATYVPKAGESVSNLLSKGIVNPNGTPGPKYSLAAQSSADITGSTTYQMSPTTGKAPYTVLPAPLNGGPSNVCSSYGMCNLGDAESSEDGLPEPPDPYYNSLLVGGSGLKGKVPDSRITGVSDTSPYSTLAPGPFQITNSSTFPYNSYANSPVHRFYQMWQQEDCNASHATTANPSGCLADLFTWTEVTVGSNVNGKAQPKNFCTDYAPGCTTTGEGATAMGFYNMLQGDAPYTKTLTDNFASSDNYHQPAMGGTGLDSIMLFFGDAIWFKDQNGNLVPPHKQMTFQGGPVDEIENPNPVAGTNNWWTQDGYGGFGNNGASTGVYGGGSYSNCSDPSQPGVGPILTYLSSLKRPVKPNCDPGHYYLLNNYNPGYFGDGSNAYEDVNPNNTPFTIPPTSQRSIADVLLEHNVSWKSYNDQWDRYLADKYQLNYGTVGQQSDAYCNICNGFQYQTQVMANPEVRTTHIVDTDQLYEDIRDSKLPAVSFVKPSGWVDGHPASSKWDLFEGFVKKIVDMVQANPSLWKSTAIFVTVDEGGGYYDSGYVQPLDFFGDGTRIPMIVVSPYTKPGHISHNYGDHVSILKFIERNWGLPTISSRSRDNLPNPTYNPSASQYAPTNSPAISDLFDMFSF, encoded by the coding sequence ATGCTGAATCAAGCCTTTGCGCAACTCAGAAAGATGATTTCGTTATATCTAACGCTTACCGTAGCGCTGGGACCAGGGATTCCAACAGCATTTGCCGCAGAGAATGGCAGTTCCAACACAGCGACACCCATTAAGCACGTAATTGTCATCGTGGGAGAAAATCGGTCTTACGACCACCTTTTTGCCACCTACGTTCCAAAGGCAGGGGAGAGCGTAAGTAACCTGCTTTCCAAAGGGATTGTGAATCCCAATGGCACACCCGGGCCGAAGTATTCTCTGGCCGCGCAATCCTCCGCCGACATCACCGGCAGCACCACGTATCAGATGAGCCCTACGACGGGGAAAGCTCCCTATACGGTTCTGCCTGCACCCCTAAACGGCGGACCGTCGAATGTGTGTTCGAGCTATGGAATGTGCAACCTTGGGGATGCCGAATCGTCCGAAGACGGACTGCCCGAACCGCCGGACCCGTACTACAATTCGCTCCTTGTCGGTGGCAGTGGACTGAAAGGCAAAGTTCCTGATTCTCGAATCACGGGGGTGAGCGACACATCTCCATACTCAACGCTGGCGCCCGGCCCCTTCCAAATCACCAATTCCAGCACTTTCCCTTACAACTCTTACGCCAATAGCCCAGTACACAGGTTCTACCAGATGTGGCAACAGGAGGATTGCAACGCTTCGCATGCAACCACAGCGAATCCGAGCGGCTGCCTGGCTGACCTCTTCACGTGGACTGAAGTTACAGTGGGCTCGAACGTGAATGGCAAGGCACAACCAAAGAACTTCTGTACGGATTACGCACCTGGCTGCACGACTACCGGCGAAGGTGCAACGGCGATGGGCTTCTACAACATGCTTCAGGGCGATGCACCCTACACCAAAACACTCACGGACAACTTCGCAAGCAGCGACAACTACCACCAGCCAGCAATGGGTGGGACAGGGCTGGACAGCATCATGCTGTTTTTTGGCGATGCGATCTGGTTCAAGGATCAGAACGGCAATCTCGTTCCTCCCCACAAACAGATGACATTCCAGGGCGGCCCCGTAGATGAAATCGAAAACCCGAACCCTGTGGCCGGAACCAACAATTGGTGGACACAGGACGGTTACGGCGGATTTGGCAACAATGGCGCATCTACGGGTGTCTACGGCGGAGGAAGTTACAGCAACTGCTCGGATCCCTCGCAGCCTGGCGTCGGTCCGATCTTGACCTATCTAAGTTCGTTGAAGCGTCCCGTCAAACCAAACTGCGATCCTGGCCACTACTACCTGTTGAACAACTACAACCCGGGCTACTTCGGAGATGGGAGCAATGCCTATGAGGATGTAAATCCCAACAACACGCCCTTTACGATCCCCCCAACATCGCAGCGCAGCATCGCGGATGTGCTGTTAGAGCACAACGTCTCATGGAAGAGCTACAACGACCAGTGGGACCGCTATCTCGCAGACAAGTATCAGCTCAACTACGGGACCGTGGGGCAGCAAAGCGATGCATACTGCAACATCTGCAATGGATTTCAATACCAGACCCAGGTCATGGCCAACCCGGAGGTTCGAACCACACACATCGTCGACACCGATCAACTCTACGAGGACATCAGGGACAGCAAATTACCCGCAGTGTCGTTCGTAAAGCCGAGCGGATGGGTCGACGGTCATCCGGCGTCATCGAAGTGGGATTTATTTGAAGGCTTCGTGAAGAAGATCGTCGATATGGTGCAGGCGAATCCAAGCCTTTGGAAGTCGACTGCGATCTTTGTCACCGTAGATGAAGGCGGCGGCTATTACGACTCCGGCTACGTTCAGCCGCTCGATTTCTTTGGTGACGGCACTCGTATTCCGATGATCGTGGTGTCTCCGTATACGAAGCCCGGACATATCTCCCACAACTACGGGGATCACGTCTCGATTCTGAAATTTATTGAGCGTAACTGGGGTTTGCCGACTATCTCAAGCCGCAGCCGCGACAACTTGCCGAACCCGACTTATAATCCCTCAGCCAGCCAATACGCTCCAACCAACAGCCCAGCCATCAGCGATCTTTTCGATATGTTCAGCTTCTGA